One part of the Haliotis asinina isolate JCU_RB_2024 chromosome 2, JCU_Hal_asi_v2, whole genome shotgun sequence genome encodes these proteins:
- the LOC137272521 gene encoding galactoside alpha-(1,2)-fucosyltransferase 2-like — protein sequence MTSGTTRESICYYVTKCSTSFMRMAIWRRCNIIKAKRLWFFVAIYTIILLTVFFTLPNDYFSYYILGGALADMPRRFKNGSTKVETENITQVDQFLTSDRHSSVTTDDATNKHSSGIFTEATETATPTATPKPTSAATFTEIRSGGTSGAPTTQASTCKDPDRDFIRKSNRFLCCQPVGGLGNNMFIYASCYGLAAYYNRTLAFPKSSMLTKYFKLSAHIIQDNCACNSAKFHLEKLNCGMDPALLNLSPEENIKFGYYLQSWKYFVNVMADIRRQYTLSNVTLSKARDIISRLSIEHQQSMKRLFKIQPVLVGIHVRRGDIDSEDRLIKFGYELATPGFFSHAMQYFRTKYAHVLFFVCSLEMGWAKRYVTGDDVVYVEGNDFITDMAVLVSCDHTLTSVGSFSWWVGFLNGGETVYYQWPAREGSDLRKQFSANYSDYYLPQWIGMK from the exons ATGACATCGGGAACAACTAGGGAAAGCATTTGCTACTACGTGACCAAGTGTTCAACCAGTTTTATGAGGATGGCGATTTGGCGCAGATGTAATATAATCAAAGCTAAGA GATTGTGGTTCTTCGTCGCCATCTACACTATAATACTACTAACAGTCTTCTTTACACTACCAAATGACTATTTCTCCTATTATATACTTGGGGGTGCACTAGCGGATATGCCTCGAAGATTTAAGAACGGTTCCACCAaagttgaaactgaaaatataacTCAAGTGGACCAGTTCTTGACCTCGGACAGACACAGCTCGGTGACCACGGATGATGCTACAAATAAGCACAGCAGTGGAATATTCACTGAAGCAACAGAAACAgcaacaccaacagcaacaccaaaaccaacgtCTGCAGCGACTTTCACGGAGATACGCAGCGGAGGAACGTCTGGAGCTCCGACAACTCAAGCATCAACGTGCAAAGACCCGGACCGCGACTTCATCCGTAAGAGCAACAGGTTCCTGTGCTGTCAGCCCGTGGGTGGTCTGGGAAACAATATGTTCATATACGCCTCGTGTTATGGCCTCGCAGCCTATTACAACCGAACGTTGGCGTTCCCCAAATCTAGCATGCTCACGAAGTACTTCAAGCTCAGTGCCCACATCATTCAAGACAACTGTGCATGCAACTCAGCTAAGTTCCATCTGGAGAAGTTAAACTGTGGCATGGATCCAGCACTTTTGAATTTATCCCCTGAAGAAAACATTAAGTTTGGGTATTACTTACAGTCCTGGAAATACTTTGTTAACGTAATGGCCGATATTCGGCGACAGTATACCTTGTCCAATGTCACACTTTCTAAGGCAAGAGACATCATAAGTAGACTGTCGATTGAGCACCAGCAAAGTATGAAAAGATTGTTTAAGATACAACCTGTTTTAGTTGGGATACATGTTCGACGAGGAGACATCGATTCAGAAGATCGTTTAATCAAATTCGGCTATGAACTTGCTACACCCGGGTTCTTTTCTCATGCAATGCAATACTTCCGGACAAAGTACGCACATGTGCTCTTTTTTGTATGTTCATTAGAAATGGGTTGGGCAAAACGTTATGTCACTGGTGACGACGTTGTCTACGTGGAAGGCAACGACTTCATTACGGATATGGCTGTGTTGGTCAGCTGTGACCACACCTTGACGTCAGTGGGGTCGTTTAGTTGGTGGGTCGGGTTTTTGAACGGCGGGGAAACTGTTTACTACCAGTGGCCTGCAAGAGAGGGTTCAGACCTGAGGAAGCAATTCTCAGCGAATTATAGTGATTATTATCTACCCCAATGGATTGGTATGAAATAG